A window of Cryptomeria japonica chromosome 3, Sugi_1.0, whole genome shotgun sequence contains these coding sequences:
- the LOC131029068 gene encoding EPIDERMAL PATTERNING FACTOR-like protein 4, whose product MLERVMEAAFYSRRLGIFFLALFLCGTLLLEDASCGRELNSRGNTPAPRQKQNVEVGNNLIGSSPPNCKNKCMGCTPCNPGLTVPPCVEDFQSNAREGHYYYNLSWKCRCRNRTFQP is encoded by the exons ATGCTGGAGAGAGTCATGGAAGCTGCATTTTATTCAAGGCGTCTTGGCATCTTCTTCCTTGCCTTATTTCTGTGCGGTACTTTACTCCTTGAAG ATGCAAGCTGTGGAAGAGAATTAAACAGCCGCGGGAATACTCCTGCTCCTCGACAG AAGCAAAATGTAGAAGTGGGAAACAATTTAATAGGGTCCAGTCCTCCAAATTGCAAGAACAAATGTATGGGCTGCACCCCCTGCAATCCAGGGTTAACAGTTCCTCCCTGTGTTGAAGACTTTCAGAGTAATGCACGCGAGGGGCATTACTATTACAACCTGTCATGGAAATGCAGATGTAGAAACAGAACTTTTCAGCCTTGA